In Macrobrachium rosenbergii isolate ZJJX-2024 chromosome 48, ASM4041242v1, whole genome shotgun sequence, one DNA window encodes the following:
- the LOC136831701 gene encoding uncharacterized protein, giving the protein MSHTKHNITEAYCLHFTASLTMESQIVNFLVLFAVLVAVKGFVIINSGYADNPVHDEADLYFKDWQNLGNEFERAEWLKNPDMSLYDVRSNETGAFNGSAFGNWNRFGYSLWKVVGNNASVSAYTIEKFNVTSDNITLIVPTYYNVQLTGGKKMAQWTKKINSKVLLMNATLITLSSTDGSGMGQLEFKSSESGKFSENETLHTTQKDSGGSITWHVQRNGVINSYDKYTNFIIFEEGESENGHSTEKAVPSYKALSALDGLLEEILQWSELPSNWSAKVTGYIMGTEKVKRLKTSSEAHYDLPSQSFALSRNSSGYIWNNVHSLSMEMPENFNKILADFLEFLF; this is encoded by the exons AGCCAAATAGTgaactttcttgttctttttgccGTTCTTGTTGCTGTCAAAGGATTTGTCATCATTAACTCAG gttaTGCAGACAATCCAGTCCACGATGAAGCTGATCTATACTTCAAG GACTGGCAAAACCTGGGGAACGAATTCGAGAGAGCGGAGTGGCTGAAGAACCCTGATATGTCCCTTTACGACGTCCGTTCGAATGAGACAGGAGCCTTCAATGGTTCTGCCTTTGGCAACTGGAATCGATTCGGATACTCTCTGTGGAAAGTTGTTGGCAATAATGCCAGCGTTTCTGCGTATACGATTGAGAAGTTTAATGTGACATCAGATAACATTACTCTTATAGTCCCAACATACTACAACGTTCAATTAACCGGAGGCAAGAAAATGGCCCAGTGGACGAAGAAGATAAACAGTAAGGTATTACTGATGAATGCTACTCTCATCACGCTGTCCAGTACCGACGGATCTGGAATGGGTCAACTGGAATTCAAATCCAGTGAAAGCGGTAAGTTTAGTGAGAACGAAACCCTGCATACCACACAAAAGGACAGTGGCGGGTCCATCACTTGGCACGTCCAAAGGAATGGCGTTATCAACAGCTACGATAAATACACTAATTTCATTATCTTTGAGGAAGGGGAGAGTGAAAATGGGCACAGCACTGAGAAAGCAGTGCCTTCTTACAAGGCCCTTTCTGCCTTAGACGGATTGTTGGAGGAGATACTCCAGTGGTCTGAACTGCCTTCTAATTGGAGTGCCAAAGTTACGGGTTATATCATGGGtacagaaaaagtgaaaagattaaaaaccTCAAGTGAAGCACATTATGACCTTCCATCTCAGTCGTTTGCTCTGTCAAGAAATTCCAGCGGCTATATTTGGAATAATGTTCATTCTCTCAGTATGGAAATGCCTGAAAATTTCAATAAGATTTTAGCAGATTTTCTTGAATTCTTATTCTGA